In Chitinibacter sp. SCUT-21, a single genomic region encodes these proteins:
- a CDS encoding HlyD family type I secretion periplasmic adaptor subunit, with translation MAYMTQLSAAYRARRVVWLCSGLVVFVVLWAAFAHIDEVVRAEGAVEPVSAVQRIQSLEGGIVRKLYVREGQSVKAGEALVELDDTHFKANVAGADQEIGALLARRARLIAEVEATVRGLTPISSLTAEGASFEALTVEYAAYVARLREIQNSVARADQVIMQQQQAMNAAERNAQTLLQSLALLDQEVATTEGAVKSGALPLAELRKLQRDRVRLQGDLDAARLERSKLSAARAQATSERSGVVDQFRAQSQSELAEIERSLAKLRENQPALADQLRRTKLVSPVAGKVKAIAIRTQGGVVKPGETILDIVPLDDKLVVEARVAPRDIAYVRPGLGAMVKFSAYDFTVYGGLKGTVRHVSADALQDEKGNPYYRISVETNEATLHGDPIIPGMQASVDVLTGKKSILSYWMKPLLRAKAAALRER, from the coding sequence ATGGCATATATGACTCAATTAAGTGCGGCTTATCGGGCTCGTCGAGTGGTGTGGTTGTGCTCAGGTTTAGTGGTTTTTGTGGTGTTGTGGGCGGCTTTTGCCCACATCGATGAGGTTGTTAGAGCCGAAGGCGCTGTTGAGCCTGTTTCTGCTGTTCAGCGTATTCAAAGCTTAGAGGGTGGCATTGTTCGTAAACTTTACGTCCGCGAGGGGCAGTCGGTGAAGGCCGGCGAGGCTTTGGTCGAGCTCGACGATACCCATTTCAAAGCCAATGTCGCGGGTGCAGATCAGGAAATTGGTGCTCTGCTTGCCCGTAGAGCTCGGCTGATCGCGGAAGTGGAGGCGACCGTGCGAGGCTTAACTCCTATTTCGAGCTTGACCGCCGAGGGGGCTAGCTTTGAGGCATTAACCGTTGAGTACGCAGCTTATGTGGCGCGTTTAAGAGAGATACAAAATAGTGTGGCTCGCGCTGATCAAGTAATCATGCAGCAGCAGCAAGCGATGAATGCTGCAGAACGAAATGCGCAAACTTTGCTGCAAAGTTTGGCTTTGCTCGATCAAGAGGTGGCAACCACCGAAGGAGCCGTTAAGTCAGGAGCTTTACCGTTGGCTGAGTTGCGCAAATTGCAGCGGGATCGCGTTCGTTTACAAGGGGATTTGGATGCTGCACGGCTTGAGCGGAGCAAGCTTTCGGCTGCGCGTGCGCAAGCCACAAGTGAGCGTTCGGGAGTCGTTGATCAATTTCGCGCTCAAAGCCAATCTGAGTTGGCTGAGATCGAGCGATCTTTAGCCAAATTGCGTGAGAACCAACCCGCTCTGGCCGATCAATTACGCCGCACCAAACTGGTTTCCCCTGTTGCTGGCAAGGTGAAAGCAATTGCGATCCGCACGCAAGGTGGAGTGGTCAAGCCGGGGGAGACTATTTTGGATATCGTTCCACTTGATGACAAATTAGTGGTTGAGGCGAGGGTCGCGCCACGAGATATTGCCTACGTTAGGCCCGGTCTTGGCGCGATGGTGAAGTTTAGCGCCTATGACTTTACGGTCTATGGCGGCTTAAAAGGAACTGTCCGACATGTGAGTGCTGACGCGCTGCAAGACGAAAAGGGCAACCCATATTACCGAATCAGTGTGGAAACCAATGAAGCAACACTGCACGGTGATCCCATTATTCCTGGTATGCAGGCATCGGTTGACGTGCTAACGGGGAAAAAATCGATTTTAAGTTATTGGATGAAGCCATTGCTGCGCGCAAAAGCTGCAGCACTGCGTGAACGTTAA